From Solwaraspora sp. WMMD1047, the proteins below share one genomic window:
- a CDS encoding ALQxL family class IV lanthipeptide produces MELDVNALQVLVEAETEVGLYPCTWISCTLTISI; encoded by the coding sequence ATGGAGCTCGACGTGAACGCTCTGCAGGTTCTGGTGGAGGCCGAGACCGAGGTCGGTCTGTACCCCTGCACCTGGATCAGCTGCACCCTCACGATCTCGATCTGA
- the lanL gene encoding class IV lanthionine synthetase LanL, with translation MHAEATTSNDEALLIDLVRPIVARYGGDDWTVTPTAFWCHVEPDGRRHRVQGWKLHLSATPLSAPLVLSRAATVLARHRVPFKFAGTLHRAAELVSRHFERSGGGKFITAYPDGGDDEIRALAEELHRVTAGLPGPGILSDRPLRPGSLVHYRFGAFRGVPALGNDGVYEVMLTAPDGTAATDQRRPWFTPPPWAPTDPFTGRPARPPSYGTPTAARPVLLNDRYEVREVIRHAYTGGVYRAIDRRTGTTVIVKQGRPHAGADITGRDVRDARRHEARMLQRFDGDARVPRLVELFTQQQDVFLVQEAVPGTTLRRWVADRTVPADADRWGPDPATAVRVAGDLVGLVEMVHGEGLVLRDLNPNNVMITDDGELRLIDLEALAGSGDPVVRTYTPGYGAPELTRGAFVGPPPEPAADLFSLGATLFHLVSGADPVLPPDEPPARPDLDRLDAWLATMGTGNAAARHLAPVILALLADDPAARPGPERLRAVLRAVARPAPATTRTGAATEAATPTLAAAGAADARWDRMISDSIGFLAAQRQVGAADRRWPAHPRDPHTDPYNVQHGAAGVLGALTRAAGAGADPAARELVAETAGWLRARVAREPRILPGLYLGRAGTAWAMLDAAGVLGDPQLAADAADLARRLPLSWPNPDVYHGLAGAGLTHLRCWEATADPDFLRRAAATGDALVAAAERHGGQVRWPVPPDFASALAGTRGLGFAHGVAGVGTFLLALGRATDSRAYLDLASAAAGTLAATALDDRGAAYWPSGERPGPMTAHLCNGSSGIGTFLAGAWRHRPDERLGALVAATARAVRRMRFCAAPGQCHGLAGDGEFLLDLAGLPGLAHCRGWAAELAGSVHARQALRAGRFVSADESGDTFRADFAAGVGGVLAFLVRLRHGGTRSWLPRSFTDLFEPAAPAEPAAAPALMASARS, from the coding sequence GTGCACGCCGAAGCGACGACAAGCAACGACGAGGCGCTGCTGATCGACCTGGTCCGCCCCATCGTGGCCCGGTACGGCGGCGACGACTGGACGGTCACACCGACCGCCTTCTGGTGCCACGTCGAGCCGGACGGCCGGCGGCACCGGGTCCAGGGCTGGAAGCTGCACCTGTCGGCCACCCCGCTCTCCGCGCCGCTGGTCCTCTCCCGCGCCGCCACCGTCCTGGCCCGCCACCGGGTGCCGTTCAAGTTCGCCGGGACCCTGCACCGCGCGGCGGAGCTGGTCTCCCGGCACTTCGAGCGCAGCGGCGGCGGCAAGTTCATCACCGCGTACCCGGACGGCGGCGACGACGAGATCCGCGCCCTCGCCGAGGAGCTGCACCGGGTGACCGCCGGCCTGCCGGGTCCGGGAATCCTCTCCGACCGGCCGCTGCGACCGGGCAGCCTGGTGCACTACCGGTTCGGCGCGTTCCGGGGCGTTCCCGCGCTGGGCAACGACGGGGTCTACGAGGTCATGCTGACCGCCCCCGACGGTACGGCCGCGACCGACCAGCGCCGGCCGTGGTTCACCCCGCCGCCGTGGGCCCCGACCGACCCGTTCACCGGGCGACCGGCCCGACCGCCGTCGTACGGCACGCCGACCGCCGCCCGGCCGGTGCTGCTCAACGACCGCTACGAGGTACGCGAGGTGATCCGGCACGCGTACACCGGTGGCGTCTACCGCGCGATCGACAGGCGCACCGGGACCACCGTCATCGTCAAGCAGGGTCGCCCGCACGCCGGCGCCGACATCACCGGTCGGGACGTCCGCGACGCCCGTCGGCACGAGGCCCGGATGCTGCAGCGGTTCGACGGCGACGCGCGGGTTCCCCGGCTGGTGGAGCTCTTCACCCAGCAGCAGGACGTGTTCCTGGTCCAGGAGGCGGTGCCCGGCACCACGCTGCGGCGCTGGGTCGCCGACCGGACCGTGCCGGCCGACGCCGACCGGTGGGGCCCGGACCCGGCGACGGCGGTGCGCGTCGCCGGCGACCTGGTCGGCCTGGTCGAGATGGTGCACGGCGAGGGACTGGTGCTGCGGGATCTCAACCCGAACAACGTGATGATCACCGACGACGGCGAGCTGCGCCTGATCGACCTGGAGGCCCTGGCCGGCAGCGGCGACCCGGTGGTGCGGACCTACACGCCCGGGTACGGGGCGCCGGAGCTGACGCGTGGTGCCTTCGTCGGCCCGCCGCCGGAGCCCGCCGCCGACCTGTTCAGCCTCGGCGCGACGCTCTTCCATCTGGTCAGCGGGGCGGATCCGGTGCTGCCACCGGACGAGCCGCCGGCCCGGCCGGACCTGGATCGCCTAGACGCGTGGCTGGCCACGATGGGGACCGGCAACGCCGCCGCCCGGCACCTGGCACCGGTGATCCTCGCCCTGCTCGCCGACGACCCGGCGGCCCGGCCCGGCCCGGAGCGGCTCCGGGCCGTGCTGCGGGCCGTTGCCCGGCCCGCCCCGGCCACTACCCGGACCGGTGCGGCGACCGAGGCTGCCACCCCGACGTTGGCTGCGGCCGGTGCCGCTGACGCCCGATGGGACCGGATGATCAGCGACTCGATCGGGTTCCTGGCCGCACAACGGCAGGTCGGGGCGGCCGACCGGCGCTGGCCCGCGCACCCCCGGGACCCGCACACCGACCCGTACAACGTGCAGCACGGCGCCGCCGGGGTGCTCGGTGCGCTGACCCGCGCGGCCGGGGCGGGTGCCGACCCGGCGGCCCGGGAACTGGTCGCGGAGACCGCCGGGTGGTTGCGCGCCCGGGTCGCCCGGGAACCGCGCATCCTGCCCGGCCTGTACCTGGGCCGGGCCGGCACGGCCTGGGCGATGCTTGACGCGGCCGGCGTACTCGGCGACCCGCAGCTTGCCGCCGACGCCGCCGACCTGGCCCGGCGGCTCCCGCTGAGCTGGCCGAATCCGGACGTCTACCACGGGCTGGCCGGGGCTGGGCTCACCCACCTGCGCTGCTGGGAGGCCACCGCCGACCCGGACTTCCTGCGCCGGGCCGCGGCGACCGGTGACGCGCTGGTCGCGGCCGCCGAACGGCACGGGGGCCAGGTGCGCTGGCCCGTCCCACCCGACTTCGCCTCGGCGCTGGCCGGTACGCGCGGCCTCGGCTTCGCCCACGGGGTGGCCGGCGTGGGCACGTTCCTGCTGGCGCTCGGCCGGGCCACCGACTCCCGGGCCTACCTCGACCTGGCGAGTGCCGCGGCCGGCACCCTGGCCGCGACCGCTCTCGACGACCGGGGGGCGGCCTACTGGCCGAGCGGTGAGCGGCCTGGTCCGATGACCGCACACCTGTGCAACGGGTCGTCCGGGATCGGCACCTTCCTGGCCGGTGCCTGGCGGCACCGCCCGGACGAACGGCTCGGCGCGCTGGTCGCCGCGACGGCGCGGGCGGTCCGCCGGATGCGCTTCTGCGCCGCCCCCGGGCAGTGTCACGGCCTCGCCGGTGACGGCGAGTTCCTGCTCGACCTCGCGGGGCTGCCCGGGCTGGCGCACTGCCGGGGTTGGGCCGCGGAGCTGGCCGGCAGCGTCCACGCCCGGCAGGCGCTGCGGGCGGGGCGGTTCGTCAGCGCCGACGAGAGCGGGGACACCTTCCGCGCCGACTTCGCCGCCGGCGTCGGCGGGGTGCTGGCCTTCCTGGTCCGTCTCCGGCACGGCGGCACCCGGTCCTGGCTGCCCCGGTCCTTCACCGACCTGTTCGAGCCGGCCGCGCCCGCCGAACCGGCTGCGGCGCCGGCCCTGATGGCTTCCGCCCGGAGCTGA
- a CDS encoding radical SAM protein, giving the protein MPEPPATAALVVWDITYACPLRCVHCYSESGRRPARQLGHADLLRVADAIAELRPMAVAFAGGEPLLIPGLAEVAERLRRTGARIGLYTSGWRLTPAQVEMMERALDIVHVSVDGATAAVNDRIRGRAGAYDRAMAALGLLDAAAARRHAAGRSGLEFGIDYVVTRGNLSEVELFCREVLPRFPRLHSVSFGAAVPSGLASRPGFVEHELLDDAQCDLLTDPGYLRHLRSLAPAGTQVLAVDNRILAVHPDAVAQGRALPLMQVEPDGGVRAMAIYEGIVGNLLTDPPEQVWRRAVQRWSDPVVVAALEPARTMRQWAEALRKLDHHFGTDDDRARIDRRPAYQP; this is encoded by the coding sequence ATGCCCGAGCCACCCGCCACCGCGGCGCTTGTCGTCTGGGACATCACCTATGCCTGCCCGCTGCGCTGCGTGCACTGCTATTCCGAGTCCGGTCGGCGACCTGCCCGCCAACTCGGCCACGCCGACCTGCTGCGGGTGGCCGACGCCATCGCCGAGCTGCGCCCGATGGCCGTCGCCTTCGCCGGCGGCGAACCGCTGTTGATCCCGGGACTCGCCGAGGTCGCCGAGCGACTGCGGCGCACCGGCGCCAGGATCGGCCTCTACACCAGTGGCTGGCGGCTCACCCCGGCGCAGGTGGAGATGATGGAGCGGGCACTCGACATCGTCCACGTCAGCGTCGACGGGGCGACGGCCGCGGTCAACGACCGGATCCGGGGCCGGGCCGGCGCGTACGACCGGGCGATGGCCGCGCTCGGGCTGCTCGACGCCGCGGCGGCCCGGCGCCACGCCGCGGGGCGCAGCGGGTTGGAATTCGGCATCGACTACGTCGTCACCCGCGGCAACCTCAGCGAGGTGGAACTGTTCTGCCGGGAGGTGCTGCCGAGGTTCCCCCGGCTGCACTCGGTCTCCTTCGGCGCGGCGGTGCCGTCCGGGCTGGCCAGCCGGCCGGGCTTCGTCGAGCACGAACTCCTCGACGACGCGCAGTGCGACCTGCTGACCGATCCCGGTTACCTGCGTCACCTGCGCTCGCTCGCGCCGGCCGGCACCCAGGTGCTGGCCGTCGACAACCGAATCCTCGCCGTCCACCCGGACGCGGTGGCCCAGGGACGGGCACTGCCGCTGATGCAGGTGGAGCCGGACGGCGGCGTTCGGGCCATGGCCATCTACGAGGGCATCGTCGGCAACCTGCTGACCGACCCGCCCGAGCAGGTGTGGCGGCGGGCCGTGCAGCGGTGGAGCGACCCGGTGGTGGTGGCCGCGCTGGAACCGGCCCGCACCATGCGGCAGTGGGCCGAGGCGCTGCGCAAGCTCGACCACCACTTCGGCACCGACGACGACCGCGCCCGCATCGACCGTCGCCCCGCGTACCAGCCCTGA
- a CDS encoding GAF domain-containing sensor histidine kinase, with product MAGAALAVLAGALLVELGPGPAGVPAETRDWLLAAICAPLGARIAAYAPRNPCGWLILTVGALAAGAVGAGLLADVIFVWLRDILWWPGYGLLIVVALLFPDGHPAGRGWRWVTTALVVATGAGLVALGSVAAREPRGLLVEPDSQLTPGWDVVVFLLATVVLLGGALLAICSLAVRLRRAEPARRGPLGWAVANAALLAVALVLDTGFDVPAVWLVGALAIPLATTVGVLRYGLYDIDLLVHRSLSYGALTVVVTAGYAAAVTVATRVVPEAAAPVAAAVTVMALLPLRQGIQNLVARALYGQGARPYDLMVALGRQIGLAPTAERILASAVAAIGTGLKLPYVAVHLGHDPQPAATHGERRRWPVQTLPLTYQGRRIGGLLVQQRGPDEPWSRRERTLLADVAEQLGPSAASVELTRDLQTARERLVRAREEELRRLRRDLHDGIGSNLAGARMLVHAARRCDEARRRELLDQLDGDLGDAVAEIRRVIDDLRPPALDRGLAAALRAAVHRRETAPVTITLDLPDGPDGLGELPAAVEVAVYRITDEALTNVVKHAAATRARVTVVRDAGRLRLTIDDDGTGIAGPRADGVGLESMAQRSQELGGTFEIEPRHPGTRLVATLPLV from the coding sequence GTGGCGGGCGCCGCGTTGGCGGTGCTCGCCGGCGCCCTGCTCGTCGAACTCGGCCCGGGTCCGGCCGGGGTACCGGCGGAGACCCGGGACTGGCTGCTCGCCGCGATCTGCGCCCCGCTCGGCGCGCGGATCGCGGCGTACGCCCCGCGCAACCCGTGCGGCTGGCTGATCCTGACGGTCGGCGCGCTCGCCGCCGGCGCGGTCGGCGCCGGACTGCTGGCCGACGTGATCTTCGTCTGGCTGCGCGACATCCTCTGGTGGCCGGGTTACGGCCTGCTCATCGTGGTAGCTCTGCTCTTCCCGGACGGCCACCCGGCCGGTCGGGGCTGGCGCTGGGTCACCACCGCGCTGGTCGTGGCGACCGGCGCCGGGCTGGTCGCCCTCGGCTCGGTCGCCGCGCGGGAGCCGCGCGGCCTGCTCGTCGAGCCGGACAGCCAGCTCACCCCGGGCTGGGACGTCGTCGTCTTCCTGCTCGCCACCGTCGTTCTGCTCGGCGGGGCACTGCTCGCGATCTGCTCGCTCGCGGTCCGGCTGCGCCGCGCCGAGCCGGCGCGGCGCGGACCGCTGGGCTGGGCCGTGGCCAACGCCGCCCTGCTCGCCGTGGCGTTGGTGCTGGACACCGGATTCGACGTCCCGGCCGTCTGGCTGGTCGGCGCGCTCGCCATCCCGCTGGCCACCACCGTCGGGGTGCTGCGCTACGGGCTCTATGACATCGACCTGCTGGTGCACCGCTCACTCAGCTACGGCGCACTGACCGTGGTGGTCACCGCCGGCTACGCCGCCGCCGTCACCGTGGCGACCCGGGTGGTGCCCGAGGCGGCGGCGCCGGTGGCCGCCGCGGTGACCGTGATGGCCCTGCTCCCGCTGCGTCAGGGCATCCAGAACCTGGTCGCCCGCGCTCTCTACGGCCAGGGCGCCCGACCGTACGACCTGATGGTGGCGCTCGGCCGCCAGATCGGGCTGGCGCCCACCGCGGAACGGATCCTGGCCAGCGCGGTCGCCGCGATCGGCACCGGCCTCAAGCTGCCGTACGTCGCCGTGCACCTCGGCCACGATCCACAACCCGCGGCCACCCACGGCGAGCGGCGCCGGTGGCCGGTGCAGACCCTGCCGCTCACCTACCAGGGCCGCCGGATCGGCGGGCTGCTGGTGCAGCAGCGGGGGCCGGACGAGCCGTGGTCGCGCCGGGAACGGACCCTGCTCGCCGACGTCGCCGAGCAGCTCGGCCCCTCGGCCGCCTCCGTGGAGCTCACCCGCGACCTGCAGACCGCCCGGGAGCGCCTGGTCCGGGCCCGCGAGGAGGAGCTGCGCCGGCTGCGGCGCGACCTGCACGACGGCATCGGATCCAACCTGGCCGGCGCCCGGATGCTCGTGCACGCCGCCCGCCGGTGCGACGAGGCGCGCCGCCGGGAACTGCTCGACCAGCTCGACGGCGACCTCGGCGACGCGGTGGCCGAGATCCGCCGGGTCATCGACGATCTGCGGCCACCCGCGCTGGACCGCGGTCTGGCGGCGGCGCTGCGGGCCGCGGTCCACCGTCGGGAGACCGCACCGGTGACGATCACCCTCGACCTGCCCGACGGCCCGGACGGGCTGGGCGAACTGCCGGCGGCGGTCGAGGTGGCCGTGTACCGGATCACCGACGAGGCACTGACAAACGTGGTCAAACACGCGGCCGCCACCCGGGCCCGGGTCACCGTGGTACGCGACGCCGGCCGGTTGCGGCTCACCATCGACGACGACGGGACCGGGATCGCCGGACCGCGCGCCGACGGGGTCGGGCTGGAATCGATGGCGCAGCGCAGCCAGGAGCTCGGCGGGACGTTCGAGATCGAACCACGGCACCCAGGCACCCGGCTCGTGGCCACCCTGCCGCTGGTCTGA
- a CDS encoding response regulator transcription factor: protein MSDESHIADTMLVVDDHPVVRRGLVSLLAGEPGVARVVEAGGVVEARRLATLDRPRCALVDLALPDGDGVGLVRELLTIVPGCAVVVMTMTNDPGTVRAAGTAGARGYLLKDTDPETLLAAIRTVRAGGRAFGPGVADDTPGAPARPGPLDSLSPRDRQLLALLVDGRSTREIARSMSLSEKTVRNQISIISGKLGVSDRVQAALVYHRAGLAG from the coding sequence GTGTCCGATGAGTCGCACATTGCCGACACGATGCTCGTGGTGGACGATCATCCGGTGGTCCGGCGTGGTCTCGTCTCGCTGCTGGCCGGTGAGCCCGGCGTGGCCCGGGTCGTCGAGGCGGGTGGGGTGGTCGAGGCCCGCCGGTTGGCCACTCTCGACCGGCCGCGGTGCGCGCTCGTCGATCTCGCGCTGCCGGACGGCGACGGCGTCGGTCTGGTGCGTGAGCTGCTCACCATCGTGCCGGGCTGCGCGGTCGTGGTGATGACGATGACGAACGACCCGGGGACGGTGCGCGCCGCCGGGACGGCCGGCGCGCGCGGCTACCTGCTCAAGGACACCGATCCGGAGACGTTGCTGGCGGCGATCCGCACGGTCCGGGCCGGTGGACGCGCGTTCGGCCCAGGGGTGGCCGACGACACCCCCGGCGCCCCGGCCCGCCCGGGTCCGTTGGACTCGCTCAGCCCGCGGGACCGACAGTTGTTGGCCCTGTTGGTCGACGGCCGCAGCACCCGCGAAATCGCCCGGAGCATGTCGCTTAGCGAGAAGACGGTACGCAACCAGATCTCCATCATCAGCGGCAAGCTGGGCGTCTCCGACCGGGTGCAGGCCGCGCTCGTCTACCACCGCGCCGGCCTTGCCGGCTGA
- a CDS encoding AMP-binding protein: MTQAQQAHRTGRPLPTEAGFPQVVLDLLAADRDRPVFEHGRRTVGGAELLDLIGRLTAGLRGAGIGPGTGLAVALGVTPEAFAATIAAHVVGARVAGLRPGLTPGQLRHILGQQIAAVLVDDAGATASLRSAAAGLPLLGVGPVAGAPDLTTTDAPPHPPTPTARPDDIARVTYTSGSTGNPKGCLQTYASLAGAWAAYPDRWPSVVRDIAGRLDRYLLFGSLSSHVMLEYGILTLAAGGTMVVAEPPRGDQPFFPAALARHRATASVITVPRLTKLVAAQRADPVDLSALRALLVSGSPLDPARLAEAMTVLGPVVYHGYGQTEAGMIAMVTPAELSAALTDANGSPLADRLDAGRPPAVLASVGRPPGAVEVQIRDGDGRPVPVGTEGELFVRTPGQASGYWADPEQTAEVFVDGWVRTRDLGRFDADGYLHLLGRTREVIIVNANLQYAGPIEQALVAHPDVAEAYVVAVPDEETGEAVHAFVVPAPGRDPEPAALRTLVQERLGEASVPRYISFVDEVPISPAGKPDKRRLLAGR; the protein is encoded by the coding sequence ATGACGCAGGCACAGCAGGCACACCGGACCGGGCGTCCACTCCCGACAGAAGCCGGCTTCCCGCAGGTGGTGCTGGACCTGCTCGCCGCCGACCGGGACCGTCCCGTCTTCGAGCACGGCCGGCGCACCGTCGGCGGCGCCGAGTTGCTGGACCTGATCGGCCGGCTGACCGCCGGGCTGCGGGGGGCCGGGATCGGACCCGGCACCGGGCTGGCCGTGGCGCTCGGGGTGACGCCCGAGGCGTTCGCCGCCACCATCGCGGCGCACGTCGTGGGCGCCCGGGTGGCGGGGCTGCGACCGGGGCTCACCCCGGGCCAGCTCCGGCACATCCTCGGCCAACAGATCGCCGCGGTGCTCGTCGACGACGCCGGTGCGACCGCGTCGCTGCGGTCGGCGGCGGCCGGGCTGCCGCTGCTGGGGGTCGGCCCGGTGGCCGGGGCACCGGACCTGACCACCACCGACGCACCCCCGCACCCGCCGACCCCGACCGCCCGCCCGGACGACATCGCCCGGGTCACCTACACCAGCGGCAGCACCGGCAACCCGAAGGGCTGCCTGCAGACGTACGCCTCACTCGCCGGCGCCTGGGCCGCCTACCCGGACCGGTGGCCGTCGGTGGTCCGCGACATCGCCGGCAGGCTCGACCGGTATCTGCTCTTCGGCTCGCTGAGCAGCCACGTGATGCTGGAGTACGGCATCCTCACCCTGGCCGCCGGCGGCACCATGGTCGTCGCCGAACCGCCCCGGGGTGACCAGCCCTTCTTCCCCGCCGCCCTCGCCCGGCACCGGGCCACCGCCAGTGTGATCACCGTGCCCCGGCTGACGAAACTGGTGGCCGCGCAGCGCGCCGATCCGGTCGACCTCAGCGCGCTGCGTGCCCTGCTGGTCTCGGGCTCCCCGCTCGACCCGGCCCGGCTCGCCGAGGCGATGACCGTGCTCGGACCGGTCGTCTATCACGGTTACGGCCAGACCGAGGCCGGGATGATCGCGATGGTCACCCCCGCGGAGCTGAGCGCCGCCCTGACCGACGCCAACGGCTCACCGCTGGCCGACCGGCTCGACGCGGGCCGGCCACCGGCCGTGCTCGCCTCGGTGGGCCGGCCGCCGGGCGCGGTCGAGGTGCAGATCCGCGACGGCGACGGCCGGCCAGTGCCGGTCGGCACCGAGGGCGAACTGTTCGTCCGCACCCCCGGCCAGGCCAGCGGGTACTGGGCCGACCCGGAGCAGACCGCCGAGGTCTTCGTGGACGGCTGGGTCCGGACCCGCGACCTGGGCCGGTTCGACGCCGACGGATACCTGCACCTGCTGGGCCGCACCCGGGAGGTCATCATCGTCAACGCCAACCTGCAGTACGCGGGCCCGATCGAGCAGGCGCTCGTCGCGCACCCCGACGTGGCGGAGGCGTACGTCGTGGCCGTGCCGGACGAGGAGACCGGCGAGGCGGTGCACGCCTTCGTGGTGCCCGCCCCCGGGCGCGACCCGGAGCCGGCCGCGCTGCGGACGCTGGTCCAGGAACGGCTCGGCGAGGCGAGCGTGCCCCGGTACATCAGCTTCGTCGACGAGGTCCCGATCTCCCCCGCCGGCAAGCCCGACAAGCGGCGCCTGCTGGCCGGCCGGTGA
- a CDS encoding NAD(P)-binding domain-containing protein — MTAEMLDYLIIGAGPAGLQLAALLERDGSRDYLVLESADVPGAFFTRFPRHRQLISINKPHTGSDDPELNLRLDWNSLLTDDPALRFTRYTERYFPPADEMIRYLADFAAGTGVRVSYGSRVTSVARLADEGFAVTEESGTVHRARRVVVATGVSQPYIPPIPGVEHAEPYPEMSVDPRDFLDQRVLIIGKGNSAFETADNLMETTALIHVAGPSSVRLAWRTHYVGHLRAVNNNFLDTYQLKSANAVLDGQVREIARDGAGYRVSFAFSRADEAVRELRYDRVLLCTGFRFDASIFDADCRPALAVNDRFPAQTAAFESVNVPGLYFAGTLSQERDFKRSTNGFIHGFRYTVRALYHILERRHHDQPWPARKVLAEAEPMADAIIERVNRSSALWQQFGVLADVLTVAGADVRYHEEVPVGYVTGTGLNTADHEATDAFLVTLEYGPEHDQVDPFDVSVRRVAQDEAGQAHDAAYLHPVVRHHRDGQVVAVHHLAENLENQWNRPDVHRAPLVSFLDRCLDGAVG, encoded by the coding sequence GTGACCGCAGAGATGCTCGACTATCTGATCATCGGGGCGGGGCCGGCCGGACTCCAGCTCGCGGCGCTGCTGGAACGGGACGGCAGCCGCGACTACCTGGTGCTGGAGTCCGCCGACGTCCCCGGGGCGTTCTTCACCCGGTTCCCGAGGCACCGGCAGCTGATCTCCATCAACAAGCCGCACACCGGTTCGGACGACCCGGAGCTGAACCTGCGGCTGGACTGGAACTCGCTGCTCACCGACGACCCGGCGCTGCGCTTCACCCGGTACACCGAGCGGTACTTCCCGCCCGCCGACGAGATGATCCGCTACCTGGCCGACTTCGCGGCCGGCACCGGGGTGCGGGTCAGCTACGGCAGCCGGGTCACCAGCGTCGCCCGGCTGGCCGACGAGGGCTTCGCGGTCACCGAGGAGTCCGGCACCGTGCACCGGGCCCGCCGGGTGGTGGTGGCGACCGGTGTGTCCCAGCCGTACATCCCACCGATCCCCGGGGTGGAGCACGCGGAACCGTACCCGGAGATGTCGGTCGACCCCCGGGACTTCCTGGACCAGCGGGTGCTCATCATCGGCAAGGGCAACTCGGCGTTCGAGACCGCCGACAACCTGATGGAGACCACCGCGCTGATCCACGTGGCGGGGCCGAGTTCGGTCCGGCTGGCCTGGCGGACCCACTACGTCGGGCACCTGCGGGCGGTGAACAACAACTTCCTCGACACGTACCAGCTCAAGTCGGCGAACGCGGTCCTCGACGGGCAGGTCCGCGAGATCGCCCGCGATGGCGCCGGCTACCGGGTGAGCTTCGCCTTCTCCCGGGCCGACGAGGCGGTCCGGGAGCTGCGGTACGACCGGGTGCTGCTCTGCACCGGCTTCCGGTTCGACGCGTCGATCTTCGACGCCGACTGCCGGCCGGCGCTCGCCGTCAACGACCGGTTCCCCGCCCAGACGGCCGCGTTCGAGTCGGTGAACGTGCCGGGCCTGTACTTCGCCGGCACGCTCTCCCAGGAGCGGGACTTCAAGCGGTCCACGAACGGGTTCATCCACGGCTTCCGGTACACCGTGCGTGCGCTGTACCACATCCTCGAACGGCGCCACCACGACCAGCCGTGGCCGGCCCGGAAGGTGCTCGCCGAGGCCGAGCCGATGGCCGACGCGATAATCGAACGGGTCAACCGCAGCTCCGCGCTGTGGCAGCAGTTCGGGGTGCTCGCCGACGTGCTGACGGTGGCCGGGGCGGACGTCCGCTACCACGAGGAGGTTCCGGTCGGGTACGTCACCGGGACCGGCTTGAACACGGCGGACCACGAGGCGACGGACGCGTTTCTCGTCACGCTGGAGTACGGCCCGGAGCACGACCAGGTCGACCCGTTCGACGTGTCGGTGCGCCGGGTCGCCCAGGACGAGGCCGGCCAGGCGCACGACGCCGCGTACCTGCACCCGGTGGTTCGCCACCACCGCGACGGCCAGGTGGTAGCGGTCCACCACCTGGCGGAGAACCTGGAGAACCAGTGGAACCGGCCGGACGTGCACCGGGCTCCGCTGGTCTCGTTCCTGGACCGCTGCCTAGACGGCGCCGTGGGCTGA
- a CDS encoding alpha-hydroxy acid oxidase: MADQVGPRHIPTAGAGPLVDLHDLAIEAERRLDPDHWDFFAGGAGDERTLRANEAAFDGYRILPRVLRGGGARDLRTGLLGDELALPVLVAPTAFHRLAHPDGEVACARAVAAAGTVMVVSMAATTSIEAVAAATDEDGRRARLWFQLYPQPDLGFTESVVRRAEAAGCRALVVSVDSPVFGWRWRDLRNGFLDLPPGLCCENMRDPATGRVRDIVMDARLDWHRIDWLRGITRLPVVLKGILHPADARLAVEHGADAVLVSNHGGRQLDGAPASIDALPAVVDAVRGRIPVLLDGGVRRGTDVLTALALGAAAVGVGRPVVWGLATRGETGVRQVLEWLRADLDRAMTLTGAVRPADLTPDLVRPGPPR, from the coding sequence GTGGCGGACCAGGTGGGCCCGCGTCACATACCCACGGCCGGCGCGGGCCCCCTGGTCGATCTGCACGACCTGGCGATCGAGGCCGAGCGGCGGCTCGACCCGGACCACTGGGACTTCTTCGCCGGCGGCGCGGGTGACGAGCGCACCCTGCGCGCCAACGAGGCCGCTTTCGACGGGTACCGGATCCTGCCCCGGGTGCTGCGCGGCGGGGGCGCTCGTGACCTGCGGACCGGCCTGCTCGGCGACGAGCTGGCGCTGCCGGTGCTGGTGGCCCCGACCGCCTTCCACCGGCTGGCGCATCCCGACGGGGAAGTGGCCTGCGCCCGCGCGGTCGCCGCCGCCGGCACCGTGATGGTGGTGAGCATGGCGGCCACCACGTCGATCGAGGCGGTGGCCGCGGCGACCGACGAGGACGGGCGGCGGGCGCGGCTGTGGTTCCAGCTCTATCCGCAACCGGATCTCGGCTTCACCGAGTCGGTGGTCCGCCGGGCCGAGGCGGCCGGCTGCCGGGCCCTGGTGGTGAGCGTCGACTCGCCGGTGTTCGGCTGGCGCTGGCGCGACCTGCGCAACGGCTTTCTGGATCTGCCGCCCGGGTTGTGCTGCGAGAACATGCGGGACCCGGCGACCGGCCGGGTGCGCGACATCGTCATGGACGCCCGGCTGGACTGGCACCGGATCGACTGGCTGCGCGGGATCACCCGGCTGCCGGTCGTCCTCAAGGGCATCCTGCACCCGGCCGACGCCCGGCTGGCCGTCGAGCACGGGGCCGACGCCGTGCTGGTCTCCAACCACGGCGGGCGGCAGCTGGACGGGGCGCCGGCCAGCATCGACGCGCTGCCCGCGGTCGTCGACGCGGTGCGGGGGCGGATTCCGGTGCTGCTGGACGGCGGCGTCCGCCGGGGGACCGACGTGCTCACCGCGCTGGCCCTCGGCGCCGCCGCGGTCGGGGTGGGGCGGCCGGTCGTCTGGGGGCTCGCGACCCGGGGCGAGACCGGGGTACGGCAGGTGCTGGAGTGGTTGCGCGCCGACCTGGACCGGGCGATGACGCTCACCGGGGCGGTCCGCCCCGCCGACCTCACCCCGGACCTGGTGCGGCCGGGACCGCCCCGATGA